Proteins from a single region of Elgaria multicarinata webbii isolate HBS135686 ecotype San Diego chromosome 23, rElgMul1.1.pri, whole genome shotgun sequence:
- the LOC134413206 gene encoding repulsive guidance molecule A-like, which yields MTLLSVVVLFPQHCQPCRIQRCNTDYVAATSPVAEDVLPHVDYCIVLRAYSLCTRRMARSCRGDLVYHSAVFRIKELFGQRNCSSDGPTSSARAPGPMDPLVSEACNYQARSGFHAKFAHCGLFGDPHLRTFKDEFQTCKVEGAWPLIDNRYLSVQMTNVPVVLGSSATATSKITLIFKSYLGCTEQKVYQATPEDLPLAFSDGTRTGGLKEGAGSLCILGKPGAKQVEIQARYIGSTAIIRQVGRYLTFAIRVPEDTLGGSEESSGLQLCLHGCPRNELIRVHRLGLASSRRTYTAESAAQQCSRLLRVEDVYFQSCVFDLLTTGDPEFSMAAYGALEDMKALYHDRLKLQSVSKTLTSASASGFDNPREQ from the exons ATGACGTTGTTAAGTGTCGTTGTGCTGTTTCCTCAGCAT TGCCAGCCGTGTCGCATCCAGCGCTGCAACACCGACTACGTGGCTGCCACCTCTCCTGTGGCTGAGGACGTGTTGCCCCACGTGGACTACTGCATCGTCCTGCGAGCGTACTCCCTTTGCACCAGGCGGATGGCCCGGTCATGCCGCGGGGACCTGGTGTATCACTCCGCCGTCTTCCGGATCAAAGAACTCTTTGGACAGCGCAACTGCTCCAGCGATGGGCCCACATCTTCCGCCAGGGCCCCCGGCCCCATGGACCCCCTGGTTTCCGAGGCCTGCAACTACCAGGCCAGGTCTGGTTTCCACGCCAAATTCGCCCACTGCGGGCTCTTCGGGGACCCCCACTTGAGGACGTTTAAGGATGAATTCCAAACCTGCAAAGTGGAAGGTGCCTGGCCGCTCATAGACAATCGGTACCTGTCGGTCCAGATGACCAATGTCCCCGTGGTTCTGGGTTCCAGTGCCACCGCCACCAGCAAG ATCACACTGATTTTCAAGAGTTACCTTGGCTGTACTGAGCAGAAGGTCTACCAGGCAACTCCTGAGGACTTGCCGTTGGCCTTCAGTGACGGCACGAGGACGGGCGGCTTGAAGGAAGGGGCGGGCAGCCTGTGCATTTTGGGGAAGCCCGGGGCCAAGCAAGTAGAGATCCAGGCCCGCTACATTGGCAGCACCGCCATCATCCGGCAGGTGGGCCGGTACCTCACTTTCGCCATCCGGGTCCCGGAAGACACACTGGGCGGCTCCGAGGAGAGCTCTGGCCTCCAGCTCTGCCTCCACGGCTGCCCCCGCAACGAGCTGATCCGGGTGCACCGCCTGGGCTTGGCTAGCTCCCGGCGGACCTACACGGCCGAATCCGCCGCCCAGCAGTGCAGCCGTCTCTTGCGTGTGGAGGACGTCTACTTCCAGTCCTGCGTCTTTGACCTCCTCACAACGGGCGATCCGGAGTTCTCAATGGCGGCTTACGGGGCTCTTGAAGACATGAAAGCTCTCTACCACGACAGGCTCAAACTGCAGTCCGTCTCCAAAACACTTACTTCCGCCAGCG CTTCTGGTTTTGACAATCCAAGAGAGCAATAA